A region of Paractinoplanes abujensis DNA encodes the following proteins:
- a CDS encoding AraC family transcriptional regulator: MDALTGLLDGPRARGAFLLRSVLDPPWSLRIQDGSPLSLITMVRGDAWILKPDHEPARIGAGDVAVVNGVEPYVVADEPGTAPQVIIHPGQRCQMADGSEVTLTGQGVRTWGTRPDAPTVMVSGTYQMHSEVSRRMLDALPGLLIRPAEAGDRSLIDLLVREMNGTEPAQDLVLDRLLDLVLVSVLRSWLATPADDAPGWQRAQTDPVVGPALRVIHDDPAYGWTVASLAARTGVSRASLARRFTEVVGESPMAYLTSWRLTLAADLLRQGDATLESVARRVGYGSAFALSTAFKRERGVSPQEYRRRPPLAPHASPLPRVVRLT; encoded by the coding sequence TCCGCCGTGGTCGCTGCGGATCCAGGACGGCTCGCCGCTCTCGCTGATCACGATGGTGCGCGGCGACGCCTGGATCCTCAAGCCGGATCATGAGCCCGCCCGGATCGGCGCGGGGGACGTGGCCGTCGTCAACGGTGTGGAGCCGTACGTGGTGGCCGACGAGCCCGGCACCGCCCCCCAGGTGATCATCCATCCGGGGCAGCGCTGCCAGATGGCCGACGGTTCCGAGGTGACGCTGACCGGCCAGGGCGTACGGACGTGGGGCACCCGGCCCGACGCGCCGACGGTGATGGTCAGCGGGACGTATCAGATGCACAGCGAGGTCAGCCGGCGCATGCTCGACGCGCTGCCGGGCCTGCTGATCCGGCCGGCCGAGGCGGGCGACCGTTCGCTGATCGACCTGCTCGTGCGCGAGATGAACGGCACCGAACCGGCCCAGGACCTGGTGCTCGACCGCCTGCTCGACCTGGTGCTGGTCAGTGTGCTGCGGTCCTGGCTGGCCACGCCGGCCGACGACGCCCCGGGCTGGCAACGGGCCCAGACGGATCCCGTGGTCGGCCCGGCCCTGCGCGTGATCCACGACGATCCGGCGTACGGGTGGACCGTGGCTTCGCTGGCGGCCCGCACCGGGGTGTCGCGGGCCTCGCTGGCGCGCCGGTTCACCGAGGTCGTGGGCGAGTCCCCGATGGCGTATCTGACCAGCTGGCGGCTCACCCTGGCCGCCGATCTGCTGCGGCAGGGCGACGCCACCCTGGAGTCGGTGGCCCGGCGCGTCGGCTACGGCAGCGCGTTCGCCCTGAGCACGGCGTTCAAGCGGGAACGCGGGGTGAGCCCGCAGGAGTATCGCCGCCGCCCGCCCCTCGCGCCGCACGCGTCTCCCCTGCCCCGGGTGGTGCGGCTCACGTAG
- a CDS encoding sensor histidine kinase: MSLFWRIFSLNAAVLTVAALVLLFAPVTVSSTARLAEALIILAGTAVTLVANAAMLRVGLAPLARLTRVMTTIDLLKPGTRLAPSGQGEIAALITAFNSMLERLETERASSAGRALSAQEAERHRIAQELHDEIGQTLTAVLLDLKRVAKTAPEAVRDQLLAVQESTRNALDEIRRIARRLRPGVLDELGLGSALRALAGEFTTAGMSVRRQVSNDLPVLPKDVELVVYRVAQESLTNAARHSAAQHVDLVLSQKNDELHLCVRDDGRGLRGAAEGAGIRGMRERALLIGAGLTVESGTTGGTSVHLRVPT; encoded by the coding sequence GTGTCGCTGTTCTGGCGGATCTTCTCGTTGAACGCGGCGGTGCTGACCGTCGCGGCCCTCGTGCTGCTCTTCGCCCCGGTGACCGTCTCGTCGACCGCACGGCTGGCCGAGGCGCTCATCATCCTGGCCGGCACCGCGGTCACCCTGGTCGCGAACGCGGCCATGCTGCGCGTCGGCCTGGCCCCGCTGGCCCGGCTGACCCGCGTGATGACCACGATCGACCTGCTCAAACCGGGCACCCGGCTGGCCCCGAGCGGTCAGGGCGAGATCGCCGCGCTGATCACCGCGTTCAACTCGATGCTGGAGCGGCTGGAGACCGAGCGGGCGTCCAGCGCCGGGCGGGCCCTGTCGGCGCAGGAGGCCGAGCGGCACCGGATCGCGCAGGAGCTGCACGACGAGATCGGCCAGACGTTGACGGCCGTGCTGCTCGACCTCAAGCGGGTGGCCAAGACGGCCCCCGAGGCGGTGCGCGACCAGCTGCTGGCGGTGCAGGAGAGCACCCGCAACGCGCTCGACGAGATCCGCCGGATCGCGCGCCGGTTGCGGCCGGGCGTGCTCGACGAGCTGGGGCTGGGCAGCGCCTTGCGCGCGCTGGCGGGCGAGTTCACCACGGCCGGCATGTCCGTACGGCGTCAGGTCAGCAACGACCTGCCGGTGCTGCCCAAGGACGTCGAGCTCGTCGTCTACCGGGTCGCCCAGGAGAGCCTGACCAACGCCGCCCGGCACTCGGCGGCGCAGCACGTGGATCTGGTGCTGTCACAGAAGAACGACGAACTGCATTTGTGCGTACGCGATGACGGCCGCGGCCTGCGAGGCGCGGCGGAGGGAGCGGGGATCCGCGGCATGCGAGAACGGGCACTACTGATCGGGGCCGGTCTGACGGTCGAATCCGGGACCACCGGCGGCACCTCGGTACACCTGCGGGTGCCCACATGA